In Edaphobacter paludis, a single window of DNA contains:
- a CDS encoding glycosyl hydrolase family 65 protein: protein MGYASPGLDMWAYPLQLLSDYQISFLEPGLVNPIDGLKLLRRIEYHPTEIVRVYIGSDFVVREHLFIPQHQPGAIITYEVQGRSKILIAVHFEPSLNLMWPGALGGQSIHWDNSVSGYVEEEPLYGYSAILASPQAVAHDEIVNRTIQPQKGVTFVVKPGPSDHGETAATVFLGLDAPHTSPSHGMVLSLEANKDHLISEAAEHTSDLLSHSLQILTPDAEINRALSWAEIALDQAWVCNPQLGCGEVAGYGPSRMGRRPQYDWFFAGDGLIAMQGLLAAGDYTRARDELAFITRYQDPANGMIWHELSQSAGMIDWLHKYPYMYVHVDITFQYLAGFADYVVTTGDNEFLLAHWSNVEAAWRYCQSVISPTTMLPQIPPGKEGENEQDRMRDSLDLSSQWISAARGFAQLAKLTGHAEDAAKADRAAAAAQASVAAEDWDATHHFWLAGHTRNGKAIYDQRSRPSGILLQDVFSQQQADEVLDRLASPEFETDWGARGMSELAPSFAPSSYSKGSVSALGSSNVAETLWKEHRPLAAWNLWHSLLPWHRLDSEGHLHEVLDGSFFGPQIESVPEQTWSSAGYLNSAVHGLLGIEVHSADHRLSFAPHLPAQWNVLHVGHIHVGSSSLNVHLTRDERGLELQLDNEGTPVVLDFSPELPLGAQLTGASLNGSRVKATLHKQAQDEHATLRLTVPPGHTICRITYAGGIQITVPQPEPAPGAVSRNLKIVAAHFANGTLRLTGYASSPNRAVVDLSTPWKLTKVEGATVDSSIPGTYRVQFDMTPAANSASAEYAPIGAVLTFAIPGP from the coding sequence ATGGGCTATGCCTCGCCAGGGCTTGACATGTGGGCCTATCCGCTTCAGTTACTCAGCGATTACCAGATCAGCTTCCTCGAACCCGGGCTGGTAAACCCCATTGACGGCCTCAAGCTGCTTCGTCGCATCGAGTATCACCCCACAGAGATCGTGAGAGTTTACATCGGGTCTGACTTCGTTGTCCGCGAACATCTCTTCATCCCGCAGCATCAGCCCGGCGCCATCATCACGTACGAGGTGCAAGGAAGGTCGAAGATTCTCATAGCGGTGCACTTTGAGCCTTCCCTGAACTTGATGTGGCCAGGTGCGCTCGGCGGCCAGAGCATTCATTGGGATAACTCTGTTTCGGGCTACGTGGAAGAGGAGCCGCTCTATGGCTATTCGGCCATCCTCGCCTCTCCTCAGGCGGTTGCGCATGACGAGATTGTCAATCGAACAATCCAGCCACAAAAGGGCGTGACGTTTGTCGTCAAGCCCGGACCGTCTGATCATGGCGAGACAGCCGCGACGGTGTTCCTCGGGCTGGATGCGCCACATACGAGTCCGTCTCACGGCATGGTCCTCTCACTCGAAGCCAACAAGGATCACTTGATCTCCGAGGCAGCGGAGCACACCAGCGATCTGCTGTCCCATTCGCTCCAGATCCTCACTCCGGATGCGGAGATCAATCGCGCTCTCTCCTGGGCAGAAATTGCGCTCGACCAGGCCTGGGTCTGCAACCCACAGTTGGGCTGTGGGGAAGTAGCCGGTTATGGCCCGTCCCGCATGGGGCGTCGCCCGCAATATGATTGGTTCTTCGCTGGCGATGGCCTGATCGCAATGCAAGGTCTGCTCGCTGCTGGCGACTACACCCGCGCCCGCGACGAGCTTGCGTTCATTACGCGCTATCAGGACCCTGCAAATGGCATGATCTGGCACGAACTGTCGCAAAGTGCCGGGATGATCGATTGGCTGCACAAGTACCCCTATATGTATGTGCACGTCGACATCACATTTCAGTACCTCGCAGGCTTTGCCGATTATGTTGTCACTACGGGCGACAACGAATTTCTTCTGGCCCATTGGAGCAATGTCGAAGCTGCCTGGCGCTACTGCCAGTCTGTGATCAGCCCCACCACCATGCTTCCGCAGATTCCCCCAGGCAAAGAGGGGGAGAACGAGCAGGACCGAATGAGGGATTCACTCGATCTGTCTTCGCAGTGGATTAGTGCCGCGAGGGGTTTCGCGCAGCTTGCAAAACTCACCGGTCATGCCGAGGATGCTGCCAAAGCAGATCGGGCTGCGGCCGCAGCGCAAGCGTCCGTAGCGGCTGAGGACTGGGATGCAACGCACCACTTCTGGTTGGCCGGTCATACGAGAAACGGAAAGGCCATCTACGACCAGCGCTCCCGACCGAGCGGCATCCTGCTGCAGGATGTGTTCTCGCAGCAGCAAGCCGATGAGGTTCTGGATCGCCTTGCCTCTCCAGAGTTCGAGACCGATTGGGGGGCGCGCGGCATGTCCGAACTCGCGCCCAGCTTCGCTCCGAGTTCGTATTCGAAGGGGAGTGTCTCAGCGCTTGGCTCTTCCAACGTTGCCGAAACGTTGTGGAAGGAACACCGCCCGCTGGCCGCTTGGAATCTCTGGCACTCACTGCTTCCGTGGCACAGACTCGACAGCGAAGGCCATCTTCACGAGGTGCTCGACGGCAGCTTTTTCGGGCCACAGATCGAATCCGTTCCCGAGCAGACCTGGTCCTCCGCCGGGTATCTCAACAGCGCTGTTCATGGACTCCTCGGAATCGAGGTGCACTCAGCGGACCACCGGCTGAGCTTTGCGCCTCACCTACCCGCTCAGTGGAACGTGCTCCATGTTGGCCACATCCACGTCGGAAGCTCGTCCTTGAATGTCCACCTCACGCGCGACGAGCGCGGGTTAGAACTGCAACTGGACAATGAGGGAACCCCGGTCGTGCTCGACTTCAGTCCCGAGCTTCCGCTCGGAGCCCAACTGACCGGCGCATCCCTCAACGGTTCCCGCGTGAAAGCGACCCTTCACAAGCAGGCACAGGATGAACATGCGACTCTTCGCCTCACTGTGCCGCCCGGCCATACGATCTGTCGAATCACTTACGCAGGGGGCATACAGATCACCGTGCCTCAACCAGAACCTGCTCCGGGCGCAGTCAGCAGGAATCTCAAAATAGTGGCCGCGCACTTCGCAAACGGCACACTTCGGCTGACTGGATATGCAAGCTCACCCAATCGCGCTGTCGTAGATCTAAGCACACCCTGGAAACTAACCAAGGTGGAGGGTGCAACCGTGGACTCCAGTATTCCGGGAACCTATCGGGTGCAGTTCGACATGACCCCGGCGGCGAACAGCGCAAGCGCAGAATACGCGCCTATCGGTGCCGTGCTGACGTTTGCTATTCCGGGGCCGTAA
- a CDS encoding LacI family DNA-binding transcriptional regulator, with translation MKAIKPKKQEKIGLREIAAAAQVSIATVSRVLNGNNRVDPAIQKIVLDAAAKLDVDLSQRNKTKALAFLLSNRAMHDAFHSQILIGAEAYCAAHGWDIIFLSFNYSPHASWKELHLPKVVQRHDVVRAVILAGTNSTNLIDLLNHKGITFVTLGNNVLGDPYKLNNDVIFSDDTQGGYDMTRYLISLGHRHIWYVGNTRLPWFARCFAGYHRAMEEAGLESRQSSIDSEDNLEIGYLGTKSLLARDPSVTAIFAGNDPTAHGVYKALRDSGLRIPDDISVAGCNDTVGAWLYPGLTTIREFPEQLGKKMVELILSRIAKSDQPQQSVIIPTEFIKRDSCRAITASDDVSSGKPLQGTAVAS, from the coding sequence ATGAAAGCTATAAAGCCTAAAAAGCAAGAGAAGATTGGACTTCGAGAGATCGCAGCCGCGGCACAGGTAAGTATAGCCACGGTTTCCCGGGTCTTGAATGGAAACAACCGCGTTGACCCGGCTATTCAAAAGATTGTTCTGGATGCGGCAGCAAAACTCGATGTCGATCTTTCCCAGAGAAACAAGACAAAAGCCTTGGCGTTTCTACTCAGTAACCGTGCGATGCACGATGCCTTTCACTCGCAAATCCTAATCGGCGCGGAGGCTTACTGCGCCGCCCATGGGTGGGACATCATATTTTTGTCCTTCAACTATTCACCCCACGCCTCTTGGAAAGAACTGCATTTACCGAAGGTGGTCCAGCGCCACGATGTGGTTCGCGCCGTGATCTTAGCGGGAACAAACTCCACCAATCTGATCGACCTGTTGAACCACAAGGGCATCACCTTTGTCACTCTCGGTAACAACGTCCTCGGCGACCCGTACAAGCTGAACAATGATGTGATTTTTTCCGATGACACGCAAGGCGGCTATGACATGACCCGGTATCTGATCAGCCTTGGCCACCGTCACATCTGGTATGTAGGCAATACGCGTTTGCCGTGGTTTGCGCGATGCTTCGCAGGCTACCACCGTGCGATGGAGGAGGCTGGCCTCGAGTCACGCCAGAGCAGCATTGATTCTGAAGACAATCTTGAAATCGGATACCTTGGCACCAAGTCTCTACTTGCCCGCGATCCCTCTGTGACAGCTATCTTCGCCGGCAATGATCCAACTGCCCATGGTGTCTATAAGGCACTACGAGACAGCGGCTTGCGGATTCCAGATGATATCAGTGTCGCGGGCTGCAACGATACCGTCGGCGCGTGGCTCTATCCAGGGCTGACCACAATTCGGGAATTTCCTGAGCAGTTGGGGAAGAAAATGGTGGAGTTGATTCTCAGCCGCATCGCCAAGTCTGATCAGCCGCAACAGAGCGTTATTATCCCCACCGAATTTATTAAAAGGGATTCTTGCCGGGCAATCACAGCCTCGGACGATGTGTCGTCCGGCAAGCCCCTCCAAGGAACAGCGGTTGCCTCATGA
- a CDS encoding MFS transporter codes for MKSSIKSQPTGRLRWWIVWTLFFSTAINYISRQTFSVLSPMIAVQFHLSHTDLSKIFGAFQISYALTWLLGGIFLDAVGTRIGLTVAVIFWSVVNILTGFAGSVFGFVAFRFMLGIGEGFNWPGASKTVAEWFPNEERSLAVAIFDSGSSVGGALAALAIPLIALAFGWRWAFVLSGLLGFLWLIGWLRIYYPLDRHPRVTPEEIAYIHAGQTMASKSEGKGLRRWLDLAKNRNVWGIVLGRALTDPIWWFYVFWLPQYLSDARGFSLQRIALFAWIPFVAADLGNFTGGLISGYCVRRGLPVIQARLWVCAISCAPILAGIPAARVHSPYTALALICVALWGYASWSTMGLTLPSDLFPQDVVATVTGTSGLAAGLVGAVFTFAVGISVDRFSYRPAFLAAGLLPILATVCLFLLIRPPKKDPEEMPFREAFISSDQG; via the coding sequence GTGAAGTCTTCCATCAAATCTCAGCCCACCGGGCGGCTGCGATGGTGGATTGTGTGGACGCTCTTTTTTTCCACTGCGATCAACTACATCAGCCGCCAGACCTTCTCCGTACTGTCACCAATGATTGCGGTGCAGTTTCACCTCAGCCACACGGATCTCTCCAAAATCTTTGGCGCATTCCAGATTTCCTATGCGCTTACATGGCTTCTTGGAGGGATATTTCTGGACGCTGTCGGAACCCGGATCGGGTTGACGGTGGCCGTGATTTTCTGGTCCGTAGTGAATATATTGACGGGCTTTGCCGGATCGGTCTTTGGATTTGTTGCGTTTCGATTCATGTTGGGGATTGGAGAAGGTTTCAACTGGCCGGGAGCCAGCAAGACGGTCGCGGAGTGGTTTCCAAATGAAGAGCGCAGCCTTGCTGTGGCTATCTTCGATAGCGGCTCAAGTGTGGGCGGAGCTCTGGCTGCTTTGGCGATTCCCTTGATTGCGCTGGCGTTTGGCTGGCGGTGGGCATTTGTCTTGTCAGGGCTGCTCGGCTTCCTTTGGTTAATCGGATGGTTGCGCATTTACTATCCGCTGGATCGTCATCCGCGAGTGACGCCAGAGGAGATTGCTTATATCCATGCCGGCCAAACTATGGCTTCGAAGTCTGAAGGAAAAGGTCTTCGGCGATGGCTTGATTTAGCAAAGAACCGGAATGTCTGGGGGATTGTGCTGGGACGTGCCCTCACCGATCCTATCTGGTGGTTCTACGTGTTCTGGTTACCCCAATATCTGAGCGACGCTCGAGGATTCAGCCTGCAGCGAATTGCGTTATTTGCATGGATACCTTTTGTTGCAGCTGATCTCGGCAACTTCACAGGTGGCCTTATCTCGGGCTATTGCGTTCGGAGAGGACTCCCCGTCATTCAGGCCAGGCTATGGGTTTGCGCGATCAGCTGCGCGCCTATTCTCGCAGGCATTCCAGCGGCTCGAGTTCACAGTCCATACACAGCCTTAGCTCTGATTTGTGTGGCCTTATGGGGTTACGCAAGTTGGTCAACGATGGGTCTCACTTTGCCCTCCGACCTTTTTCCGCAAGACGTAGTTGCCACTGTCACTGGAACGAGTGGGTTGGCGGCAGGTCTCGTCGGTGCAGTTTTCACTTTCGCTGTTGGTATCTCGGTCGATCGGTTTTCGTATCGTCCCGCGTTTTTGGCTGCCGGCCTGTTGCCCATTTTGGCAACGGTATGCCTATTCCTGTTGATTCGTCCGCCTAAGAAGGATCCGGAAGAAATGCCTTTTCGGGAGGCATTTATCTCCTCAGACCAAGGCTGA
- a CDS encoding carboxylesterase family protein: MSHSKLIKRAVLSLLISATCAVTLAQSPIAATESGKISGVHQDGLNIYKGVPFAAAPLGDLRWRAPAPVTPWVSIRKANAFAPACMQAGVSMPGETPPAVSEDCLYLNIWTPARSARKPLSVIVWIYGGGYINGSSSMPLYWGDRLAHKGVIVVTIAYRLGPLGFLAHPELTRESPYHSSGNYGLMDQIAALEWVQRNIASFGGDSKNVTIAGQSSGSISVSILMASPRARGLFQRVIGESGGLFEPFQLAPKYLLANAEQDGVKYAASLRATSLQQLRQLPARLLTGNSGGIVHPVIEPYVLPVSPYEAFTSGQQNDVPLLIGSNTDEARALTDVSRVTAATFDKDIEHSVGQLPPALVAAYPHATDQEARQAQLSLERDLRFGWDMWAWARLQAGTGKSSVFYYSFCQQPPFPANSVYAGWGASHFAELWYVFDHLDQEPWNWTAADRTVAEEMSSYWANFAKSGNPNGPGLPHWPEFTNTDSQVLSIGDPITVGSVPNIHSLSVFDAVYTAVRGKSFAAK, encoded by the coding sequence ATGTCCCACTCAAAACTCATCAAGAGAGCCGTCCTTTCTTTGCTGATTTCAGCGACGTGCGCCGTCACGCTGGCACAAAGTCCTATAGCAGCCACGGAATCAGGAAAAATATCCGGCGTGCACCAAGACGGGTTGAACATCTACAAAGGTGTTCCATTCGCCGCCGCTCCGCTCGGCGACTTGCGCTGGCGCGCTCCGGCACCCGTCACTCCGTGGGTAAGCATACGTAAAGCGAATGCGTTTGCGCCTGCATGTATGCAAGCGGGGGTGTCCATGCCGGGCGAGACGCCGCCTGCGGTGAGTGAAGATTGTCTCTACCTCAATATCTGGACGCCGGCCAGGAGCGCGCGGAAGCCTCTGTCGGTAATCGTTTGGATCTACGGCGGTGGTTACATCAATGGGTCGTCCTCGATGCCTTTGTACTGGGGTGATCGGCTGGCGCACAAAGGCGTGATTGTCGTCACCATCGCGTACCGGCTTGGCCCACTCGGCTTTCTTGCGCATCCTGAGTTGACGCGCGAATCGCCATATCACTCGTCGGGTAACTACGGCTTGATGGATCAGATCGCTGCTCTCGAATGGGTTCAGCGAAATATTGCTTCCTTCGGTGGAGATTCGAAAAACGTGACGATTGCCGGTCAATCCTCCGGATCGATATCGGTTAGCATCCTCATGGCTTCGCCTCGTGCTCGAGGCTTGTTTCAGCGCGTCATCGGAGAGAGCGGCGGTCTGTTTGAGCCATTCCAACTTGCACCGAAGTACTTACTGGCCAATGCAGAACAGGATGGTGTGAAGTACGCGGCTTCACTGCGTGCTACATCGCTGCAGCAATTACGACAACTACCAGCGCGCCTGCTCACCGGTAACAGCGGCGGCATCGTTCACCCGGTGATCGAACCCTATGTGCTTCCCGTTTCACCGTATGAAGCGTTTACGTCCGGACAGCAGAACGACGTTCCGCTGCTCATCGGCTCGAACACCGACGAGGCGCGTGCTCTGACGGACGTCAGCCGCGTGACAGCCGCCACGTTCGACAAGGACATTGAGCACAGCGTTGGCCAACTTCCCCCTGCGCTGGTCGCGGCCTATCCCCATGCCACCGACCAAGAGGCGCGGCAGGCGCAACTCAGCCTCGAACGCGATCTGCGCTTCGGCTGGGACATGTGGGCGTGGGCGAGATTGCAAGCCGGAACTGGGAAGAGCAGCGTCTTCTACTACTCGTTCTGCCAACAACCACCGTTCCCCGCCAACTCCGTGTATGCGGGTTGGGGCGCCAGCCACTTCGCCGAGCTCTGGTACGTCTTTGACCATCTGGATCAGGAGCCGTGGAACTGGACCGCAGCAGATCGTACCGTGGCCGAGGAGATGTCCAGCTACTGGGCCAATTTTGCGAAGTCGGGCAATCCGAACGGCCCTGGCCTGCCCCACTGGCCGGAGTTCACCAACACGGACAGCCAGGTTCTATCGATCGGCGATCCGATCACTGTAGGCAGCGTCCCGAATATCCATAGCCTGAGCGTCTTCGATGCCGTCTATACCGCGGTGCGCGGCAAATCCTTTGCCGCAAAGTGA
- a CDS encoding glucosamine-6-phosphate deaminase: MKSLTVGTLKIEIYPNGEAAGQAAARAAAHELQQLDARRETIGVIFATGASQLDTLRALNAIEGLPWHKVCGFHMDEYIGIPADHPSSFRRYLRENLPRQTQMKEFSMIDGTAPDPQQVCRDYAEKVSAADPQLCLFGVGENGHLAFNDPAEADFNDPLDMKVVNLDTLCRQQQSAEGWFKTYQDVPERAITLTIPTLIRVPKLLAIVPGRRKAKIIRKTLEAPISTDCPATILRTHPDATLYLDAESAAELNGMFHSN; encoded by the coding sequence ATGAAATCTCTTACAGTTGGAACGTTGAAAATAGAGATTTATCCTAACGGCGAAGCTGCTGGACAAGCTGCAGCACGCGCTGCGGCGCACGAGTTGCAGCAGCTAGACGCGCGACGGGAGACCATCGGAGTCATCTTCGCGACTGGAGCGTCACAACTCGATACCCTTCGTGCTCTCAACGCGATCGAAGGTCTGCCCTGGCATAAGGTTTGCGGCTTTCATATGGATGAATATATCGGCATCCCCGCTGATCATCCGTCTTCTTTCCGCCGCTATCTGCGTGAGAACCTGCCGCGACAGACGCAAATGAAGGAATTCTCTATGATCGATGGGACCGCCCCCGATCCACAGCAGGTATGCCGGGATTATGCAGAAAAAGTCAGTGCGGCCGATCCGCAGCTCTGCCTGTTCGGCGTTGGAGAAAATGGGCACTTGGCCTTCAACGATCCAGCTGAAGCCGACTTCAACGATCCTCTCGACATGAAGGTCGTGAATCTGGATACCTTATGCCGGCAACAGCAGTCAGCCGAGGGCTGGTTCAAGACCTACCAGGATGTTCCGGAGCGGGCTATCACGCTCACCATTCCAACCCTTATTCGCGTACCGAAATTGCTTGCAATTGTGCCCGGCCGCCGCAAAGCTAAAATCATTCGGAAAACCCTCGAAGCTCCAATTTCAACCGATTGTCCAGCAACCATTCTCCGCACCCATCCCGACGCGACTCTCTACCTGGATGCCGAGTCTGCCGCTGAATTAAATGGCATGTTCCACTCCAACTGA
- a CDS encoding Hsp70 family protein → MPFPSTSLPSIGIDFGTTNSSIAFARPDGVVELVSFPTASATTESFRSVLYLEQHKHAGRTQIKSYTGPSGIEHYLFAEHKGRLIQSLKSYLSSRTLSGTEVFGRRYSIEDLISRIITDLRLRAEQQFGQTIRHATVGRPIRFVGADSIDDDDFALRRLREAFTHAGFESVAFEMEPIAAAYAYESTLDHDELILIGDFGGGTSDFSLIHVGSGVRARGRTSQDLLGNSGLGLAGDAFDARIVRKLVSPALGADSLARSLNKLLPAVPAWIYANLERWHYLSFLKTRNVNQILKSAHANALEPEKIEALLTLIDEDLGYQLHQAVQRLKVELSHNESAQFYFRDGSMDIRADVTRADFESWIGEELQSIEQCVDGLLETTGIAAKMVDRVFLTGGTSFVPSVRHIFENRFSKDNVRTGNEFTSVARGLALRDHESTL, encoded by the coding sequence ATGCCTTTTCCGTCCACAAGCCTTCCCTCTATCGGCATCGATTTTGGAACGACCAATAGTTCCATCGCTTTCGCGCGCCCAGACGGAGTGGTTGAACTCGTTTCCTTCCCTACTGCCTCGGCAACTACAGAGTCGTTTCGCTCCGTTCTCTACCTGGAACAGCACAAACATGCGGGTCGAACCCAAATTAAAAGCTATACCGGCCCCTCCGGCATCGAGCATTATCTCTTCGCCGAGCACAAAGGAAGGCTCATTCAGTCGCTCAAGTCCTATCTCAGCAGTCGCACCCTTTCCGGGACCGAAGTCTTTGGCCGCCGCTACAGCATCGAAGACCTCATTTCACGCATTATCACTGATCTCCGACTCCGTGCCGAGCAACAGTTCGGCCAGACGATACGCCACGCTACCGTGGGCCGTCCCATCCGTTTCGTCGGTGCCGACTCTATCGACGATGACGACTTCGCGCTTCGGCGACTTCGTGAAGCCTTCACTCATGCTGGATTCGAGTCCGTCGCCTTTGAGATGGAGCCGATCGCGGCTGCATACGCTTACGAATCGACGCTCGATCATGATGAGCTCATCCTCATCGGCGACTTCGGTGGAGGTACCAGCGACTTTTCTCTGATCCATGTAGGTTCTGGCGTCCGTGCTCGCGGTCGGACCTCGCAGGATCTTCTGGGTAACAGCGGCCTCGGTCTCGCCGGCGATGCCTTCGACGCCCGCATCGTGCGTAAGCTTGTCTCCCCGGCGCTCGGCGCCGATTCTCTAGCCCGCTCGCTCAATAAGCTGCTTCCCGCTGTCCCGGCGTGGATCTACGCCAATCTGGAACGGTGGCATTACCTGTCATTTCTGAAGACGCGCAATGTTAATCAGATTCTCAAAAGCGCTCACGCGAATGCACTCGAACCGGAAAAAATTGAAGCGCTCCTTACCCTCATCGACGAAGACCTGGGCTACCAGTTGCATCAGGCTGTTCAGCGGCTCAAGGTCGAGCTATCGCACAACGAATCGGCGCAGTTCTATTTCCGCGATGGCAGTATGGACATTCGAGCAGATGTTACACGCGCCGACTTTGAATCATGGATTGGGGAAGAGCTGCAATCCATCGAACAATGTGTCGACGGGTTGTTAGAGACCACCGGCATCGCTGCCAAAATGGTAGACCGCGTCTTTCTTACCGGTGGAACCAGCTTTGTCCCTTCGGTGCGCCACATCTTCGAAAACCGTTTTAGCAAAGACAACGTTCGCACTGGCAATGAGTTCACCTCGGTGGCACGCGGCCTTGCCTTGAGGGACCATGAAAGCACCCTTTAG
- a CDS encoding Gfo/Idh/MocA family oxidoreductase has product MRVGIIGTGAIARKHAQAYKNIGYEITVCTNTTAERGLRFAEENGAEFVETPEAVCWHPRVDYVDVCTFPNYRLQALELCAQSKKHVLVQKPMATRLDVAEQMIVLGCEAGIILGVVSQHRFDGSILFLKKALVDGRLGKILQADAYVKWFRSAEYYSRPVKGSWAGEGGGALINQAIHQIDLLLFLIGGVDEVFGYWQLGSLHNIEAEDSLSALMHYACGATGVLQATTSLWPGYPERLEIHGTKGTAIITGDQLTSWDVQDDVGETPPLARQEASGASDPMAISITPFERQFLDFGEACKTGRSPACSGADGYRALQLVQNIYRSCLEKRPIGISPLSL; this is encoded by the coding sequence ATGCGTGTTGGAATTATTGGGACGGGAGCCATTGCCAGAAAACATGCCCAAGCATACAAGAATATCGGGTATGAGATTACCGTCTGCACCAATACAACCGCTGAACGTGGATTGCGATTTGCAGAAGAAAATGGAGCGGAGTTCGTAGAAACGCCGGAGGCGGTGTGTTGGCATCCACGAGTGGATTACGTGGATGTCTGCACATTTCCCAACTACCGTTTACAGGCACTCGAACTATGCGCACAAAGCAAGAAGCATGTGCTGGTTCAGAAGCCGATGGCCACTCGCCTTGATGTTGCAGAACAGATGATCGTTCTTGGTTGCGAGGCGGGCATCATCCTCGGTGTGGTCAGTCAGCACCGCTTCGACGGTTCGATACTCTTTCTCAAGAAAGCTCTGGTGGATGGACGTCTTGGAAAGATCCTTCAAGCCGACGCATACGTGAAGTGGTTTCGGTCTGCCGAATATTACAGCCGGCCGGTAAAGGGAAGCTGGGCAGGCGAGGGCGGAGGCGCCCTAATCAACCAGGCTATTCATCAGATCGATCTTCTCCTATTTCTGATCGGCGGGGTGGACGAGGTCTTTGGGTACTGGCAACTCGGTTCTCTGCATAATATCGAGGCTGAAGACTCCCTCAGCGCCCTGATGCACTATGCATGTGGAGCAACGGGGGTCCTTCAAGCCACAACATCGCTCTGGCCCGGCTATCCGGAGAGGCTGGAAATCCACGGGACGAAGGGCACCGCCATCATTACCGGTGACCAATTAACCTCATGGGATGTGCAGGATGATGTTGGCGAGACGCCCCCCCTCGCGAGGCAGGAAGCATCGGGAGCCTCTGATCCCATGGCAATCTCAATAACGCCATTCGAACGGCAGTTTCTAGACTTTGGCGAAGCCTGTAAGACCGGTCGGTCTCCCGCGTGTTCTGGTGCGGACGGATACCGCGCTCTGCAATTGGTGCAGAATATCTATCGCTCATGCCTTGAGAAGCGGCCGATTGGCATATCTCCACTATCGCTTTAA